The following coding sequences lie in one Oncorhynchus kisutch isolate 150728-3 linkage group LG17, Okis_V2, whole genome shotgun sequence genomic window:
- the LOC109908500 gene encoding protein disulfide isomerase Creld1, producing MSWLWPLLPALVLFSVLSVVRVQTAPCQTCRKLTDSFIKGLDKTSNKNFGGGNTAWEEENLAKYARSETRLLEIVEAACEKSDLDCNKLLEQIEDQVETWWFHRQQEAPDLFEWLCIEELPLCCPPGHFGPDCKECLSGPGGVCGGLGRCEGEGTRLGDGECVCDPGYFGQLCQSCADGYYREKSSNHSTPACAACYRSCKKCSGPENYKCLECKPGWLFHDNKCVDTDECGTELARCSSNTYCHNTDGSYECRGCDQACVGCMGSGPARCKKCARGYKLRGAKCLDVDECSERAIACPGLNEACFNDEGSFRCECADGFIRRDSICVENHPLSGPEKGLFDDMTDDEVLVLQQMFFGVVICALATLAAKGDMVFTAIFIGGVAAMAGYWLSEKGDRMLDGFLKGR from the exons ATGTCGTGGCTGTGGCCCCTGCTCCCTGCCCTGGTACTCTTTTCTGTGTTGTCTGTGGTTCGAGTACAGACTGCACCATGCCAGACCTGCCGCAAGCTCACTGACAGCTTCATCAAG GGACTGGATAAAACATCCAATAAGAATTTTGGGGGTGGCAACACTGCTTGGGAGGAGGAAAATCTGGCTAAATATGCTCGCAG TGAAACCAGGTTGCTGGAGATAGTGGAGGCAGCGTGTGAGAAATCAGACTTAGACTGTAACAAACTACTGGAGCAGATAGAGGACCAAGTGGAGACATGGTGGTTCCACCG GCAGCAAGAGGCTCCAGACCTATTTGAGTGGTTGTGTATAGAAGAGCTCCCGCTCTGCTGTCCCCCGGGACATTTTGGACCAGACTGCAAAG AGTGTCTGTCTGGTCCTGGAGGGGTGTGTGGTGGTCTGGGCCGCTGTGAAGGAGAGGGCACGCGTCTGGGAGATGGAGAATGCGTGTGTGACCCGGGGTACTTCGGTCAGCTGTGTCAGAGCTGTGCAGACGGCTATTACAGAGAGAAGAGCTCCAATCACAGCACACCAGCCTGCGCAG CATGCTACCGCTCTTGTAAAAAGTGCTCAGGGCCAGAGAACTACAAATGTCTGGAATGCAAACCTGGGTGGCTCTTCCATGACAACAAGTGTGTTG ACACTGATGAATGTGGCACAGAGCTGGCTCGATGTTCCTCCAACACCTATTGCCACAACACAGATGGATCGTACGAGTGCAGAG GCTGTGACCAGGCATGTGTGGGCTGTATGGGCAGTGGTCCAGCCCGCTGTAAGAAATGTGCTCGGGGATACAAGCTCAGAGGAGCCAAATGTCTCG ATGTGGATGAATGTAGTGAGAGGGCGATAGCATGTCCAGGGCTGAATGAGGCGTGTTTCAATGACGAGGGGTCCTTCCGCTGTGAATGTGCTGACGGCTTCATTCGTAGAGACAGCATCTGTGTGGAGAACCATCCGCTGA GTGGTCCAGAGAAGGGTCTGTTTGATGACATGACTGATGACGAGGTCCTGGTCCTGCAGCAGATGTTCTTTGGCGTGGTCATCTGTGCCTTAGCAACGCTCGCCGCCAAGGGCGACATGGTCTTTACCGCCATCTTCATCGGGGGCGTGGCCGCCATGGCTGGATACTGGCTGTCAGAGAAGGGCGACCGCATGCTGGACGGCTTCCTAAAGGGACGCTAG